A part of Myxococcales bacterium genomic DNA contains:
- a CDS encoding MBL fold metallo-hydrolase has protein sequence MREILPGIFSWGVLSERHGYDFNGTLVRDPAGNFCIDPVEPGEEILSRLAREGVSRILLTNRNHTRAARQIHERTGAKIAIHPSDAEHARGQGIAIDEDLKPGQRLGAFTVIGCPGKSPGEIALHDPKRRLLIVGDVLIGNPPGSLSLLPDKVIDDPERLRESVRVLLKLDFDAIVVGDGVSLTNDARGRLEALVDSF, from the coding sequence ATGCGCGAGATCCTGCCAGGCATATTCAGTTGGGGTGTCCTGTCCGAGCGTCACGGTTATGACTTCAATGGGACCCTTGTGCGCGACCCAGCGGGAAATTTCTGCATCGACCCGGTGGAACCCGGCGAAGAAATCCTCAGCCGGCTGGCCCGTGAGGGCGTCTCGCGCATCCTGCTCACCAACCGCAACCACACCCGCGCGGCACGCCAGATTCATGAGCGTACCGGGGCCAAGATCGCGATCCATCCCTCCGATGCCGAGCACGCGCGCGGACAGGGCATTGCAATCGACGAAGATCTCAAGCCGGGGCAACGCCTGGGCGCCTTTACAGTCATCGGGTGTCCCGGAAAGTCCCCGGGAGAGATCGCACTTCACGACCCGAAGCGGCGACTCCTGATTGTCGGAGACGTGTTGATCGGAAATCCGCCCGGCAGTCTCTCACTGTTGCCGGACAAAGTGATCGACGACCCGGAACGACTACGGGAGAGCGTGCGAGTGCTGCTCAAACTCGACTTCGATGCGATCGTCGTCGGTGACGGTGTGTCGCTCACCAATGACGCGCGCGGCCGTCTCGAAGCACTCGTCGACAGCTTTTGA